A single Sorex araneus isolate mSorAra2 chromosome 8, mSorAra2.pri, whole genome shotgun sequence DNA region contains:
- the LRFN1 gene encoding leucine-rich repeat and fibronectin type III domain-containing protein 1 isoform X1, whose protein sequence is MFSGRRDSNSDWPSTRSHFPLLPPLPRTMAPGSSPWALLPPPPAALPFLLLLWAGASRGQPCPGRCICQNVAPTLTMLCAKTGLLFVPPAIDRRVVELRLTDNFIAAVRRRDFANMTSLVHLTLSRNTIGQVAAGAFADLRALRALHLDSNRLAEVRGDQLRGLGNLRHLILGNNQIRRVDAAAFDAFLATVEDLDLSYNNLEALPWEAVGQMVNLNTLTLDHNLIDHIAEGTFVQLHKLVRLDMTSNRLHKLPPDGLFLRSQGAGPKPPTPLTVSFGGNPLHCNCELLWLRRLTREDDLETCATPEHLTDRYFWSIPEEEFLCEPPLITRQAGGRALVVEGQAVSLRCRAVGDPEPVVHWVAPDGRLLGNSSRTRVRGDGTLDVTITTLRDSGTFTCIASNAAGEATAPVEVCVVPLPLMAPPPAAPPPLTEPGSSDIATPGRPGANESAAERRLVAAELTSNSVLIRWPVQRPVPGIRMYQVQYNSSADDSLVYRMIPSTSQTFLVNDLAAGRAYDLCVLAVYDDGATTLPATRVVGCVQFTTAGDPAPCRPLRAHFLGGTMIIAIGGVIVASVLVFIVLLMIRYKVYGDGDGRRGKGTSRSPPRVSHVCSQTNGAGAAQAPPAPDRYEALREVVTPGAVAVEAKAAAEPARSEPEAALGRALGGSATSLCLLPSEETSGEERRGAAGPRRSRSGALGPPASAPPTLALVPGGARPRPQQRYSFDGDYGALFQSHSYPRRARRTKRHRSTPHLDGAGGGAAGEDGDLGLGSARARLAFTSTEWMLESTV, encoded by the exons atgttttCGGGGAGGAGGGACTCAAACTCAgattggccgagtacaag GTCTCACTTCCCGCTGCTCCCGCCCTTGCCCCGCACCATGGCTCCAGGCTCCTCCCCCTGGGCGCtcctcccgccgccgccggctgctctgcccttcctgctgcttctctgggCCGGGGCCTCTCGGGGTCAGCCGTGCCCGGGCCGCTGCATCTGCCAGAACGTGGCGCCCACGCTGACCATGCTGTGTGCCAAGACAGGCCTGCTCTTCGTGCCGCCCGCCATCGACCGGCGCGTGGTGGAGCTGCGGCTCACCGACAACTTCATCGCCGCCGTCCGCCGGCGGGACTTCGCCAACATGACCAGCCTGGTGCACCTCACCCTGTCCCGCAACACCATCGGCCAGGTGGCCGCCGGCGCCTTCGCCGACCTCCGCGCCCTGCGCGCGCTGCACCTGGACAGCAACCGGTTGGCCGAGGTGCGCGGCGACCAGCTCCGCGGCCTGGGCAACCTGCGCCACCTCATCCTGGGCAACAACCAGATCCGCCGCGTGGACGCGGCCGCCTTCGACGCCTTCCTGGCCACCGTGGAGGACCTGGATCTGTCCTACAACAACCTGGAGGCCCTGCCCTGGGAGGCGGTGGGGCAGATGGTGAACCTCAACACCCTCACGCTGGACCACAACCTCATCGACCACATCGCCGAGGGCACCTTCGTGCAGCTCCACAAACTCGTCCGCCTGGACATGACCTCCAACCGCCTCCATAAACTGCCCCCCGACGGGCTCTTCCTGCGCTCCCAGGGCGCGGGGCCCAAGCCCCCCACGCCACTCACCGTCAGCTTCGGGGGCAACCCGCTGCACTGCAACTGCGAGCTGCTCTGGCTGCGCCGCCTGACCCGCGAGGACGACCTGGAGACGTGCGCCACGCCCGAGCACCTCACCGACCGCTACTTCTGGTCCATCCCCGAGGAGGAGTTCCTGTGCGAGCCGCCGCTCATCACGCGGCAGGCCGGCGGCCGCGCCCTGGTGGTGGAGGGCCAGGCGGTCAGCCTGCGCTGCCGCGCCGTGGGCGACCCCGAGCCCGTGGTGCACTGGGTGGCGCCTGACGGCCGCCTGCTGGGCAACTCCAGCCGGACCCGGGTCCGGGGCGACGGGACGCTGGATGTCACCATCACCACCTTGCGGGACAGCGGCACCTTCACTTGCATCGCGTCTAACGCGGCGGGGGAGGCCACGGCCCCCGTGGAGGTGTGCGTGGTGCCCCTGCCGCTGAtggcgcccccgcccgccgcgcccccgccgctCACCGAGCCGGGCTCCTCGGACATCGCCACGCCCGGCCGACCCGGTGCCAACGAGTCCGCCGCTGAGCGCCGCCTTGTGGCGGCGGAGCTCACCTCGAACTCGGTGCTCATCCGCTGGCCCGTGCAGAGGCCGGTGCCCGGCATCCGCATGTACCAGGTCCAGTACAACAGCTCCGCAGATGACTCCCTCGTCTACAG GATGATCCCGTCCACCAGTCAGACCTTCCTGGTGAATGATTTGGCTGCGGGCCGCGCCTACGACCTGTGCGTGCTGGCCGTCTACGACGACGGGGCCACGACGCTGCCGGCCACCCGGGTGGTGGGTTGTGTGCAGTTCACCACGGCTGGGGACCCGGCGCCCTGCCGCCCGCTGCGCGCCCACTTCCTGGGCGGCACCATGATCATCGCCATCGGCGGCGTCATCGTCGCCTCGGTCCTCGTCTTCATCGTCCTGCTCATGATCCGCTACAAAGTCTACGGCGACGGGGACGGGCGCCGCGGCAAGGGCACGTCGCGGTCGCCCCcgcgggtcagccacgtgtgctCGCAGACCAACGGCGCGGGCGCCGCGCAGGCCCCGCCGGCACCCGACCGCTACGAGGCGCTGCGGGAGGTGGTGACCCCGGGCGCCGTGGCCGTCGAGGCCAAGGCCGCCGCCGAGCCGGCCCGCAGCGAGCCCGAGGCGGCCCTGGGACGCGCCCTGGGCGGCTCGGCCACGTCGCTGTGCCTGCTGCCGTCGGAGGAGACCTCCGGGGAGGAGCGCCGGGGCGCGGCGGGCCCGCGGAGGAGCCGCTCTGGGGCGCTGGGGCCGCCCGCCTCGGCGCCCCCGACGCTCGCCCTGGTCCCCGGGGGGGCCCGGCCCAGGCCGCAGCAGCGCTACTCGTTCGACGGGGACTACGGGGCGCTCTTCCAGAGCCACAGTTacccgcgccgcgcccgccggACAAAGCGCCACCGCTCCACGCCGCACTTGGACGGGGCCGGAGGGGGCGCGGCCGGGGAGGACGGAGACCTGGGACTGGGCTCCGCCAGGGCGCGCCTGGCCTTCACCAGCACCGAGTGGATGCTGGAGAGTACCGTGtga
- the LRFN1 gene encoding leucine-rich repeat and fibronectin type III domain-containing protein 1 isoform X2 yields MAPGSSPWALLPPPPAALPFLLLLWAGASRGQPCPGRCICQNVAPTLTMLCAKTGLLFVPPAIDRRVVELRLTDNFIAAVRRRDFANMTSLVHLTLSRNTIGQVAAGAFADLRALRALHLDSNRLAEVRGDQLRGLGNLRHLILGNNQIRRVDAAAFDAFLATVEDLDLSYNNLEALPWEAVGQMVNLNTLTLDHNLIDHIAEGTFVQLHKLVRLDMTSNRLHKLPPDGLFLRSQGAGPKPPTPLTVSFGGNPLHCNCELLWLRRLTREDDLETCATPEHLTDRYFWSIPEEEFLCEPPLITRQAGGRALVVEGQAVSLRCRAVGDPEPVVHWVAPDGRLLGNSSRTRVRGDGTLDVTITTLRDSGTFTCIASNAAGEATAPVEVCVVPLPLMAPPPAAPPPLTEPGSSDIATPGRPGANESAAERRLVAAELTSNSVLIRWPVQRPVPGIRMYQVQYNSSADDSLVYRMIPSTSQTFLVNDLAAGRAYDLCVLAVYDDGATTLPATRVVGCVQFTTAGDPAPCRPLRAHFLGGTMIIAIGGVIVASVLVFIVLLMIRYKVYGDGDGRRGKGTSRSPPRVSHVCSQTNGAGAAQAPPAPDRYEALREVVTPGAVAVEAKAAAEPARSEPEAALGRALGGSATSLCLLPSEETSGEERRGAAGPRRSRSGALGPPASAPPTLALVPGGARPRPQQRYSFDGDYGALFQSHSYPRRARRTKRHRSTPHLDGAGGGAAGEDGDLGLGSARARLAFTSTEWMLESTV; encoded by the exons ATGGCTCCAGGCTCCTCCCCCTGGGCGCtcctcccgccgccgccggctgctctgcccttcctgctgcttctctgggCCGGGGCCTCTCGGGGTCAGCCGTGCCCGGGCCGCTGCATCTGCCAGAACGTGGCGCCCACGCTGACCATGCTGTGTGCCAAGACAGGCCTGCTCTTCGTGCCGCCCGCCATCGACCGGCGCGTGGTGGAGCTGCGGCTCACCGACAACTTCATCGCCGCCGTCCGCCGGCGGGACTTCGCCAACATGACCAGCCTGGTGCACCTCACCCTGTCCCGCAACACCATCGGCCAGGTGGCCGCCGGCGCCTTCGCCGACCTCCGCGCCCTGCGCGCGCTGCACCTGGACAGCAACCGGTTGGCCGAGGTGCGCGGCGACCAGCTCCGCGGCCTGGGCAACCTGCGCCACCTCATCCTGGGCAACAACCAGATCCGCCGCGTGGACGCGGCCGCCTTCGACGCCTTCCTGGCCACCGTGGAGGACCTGGATCTGTCCTACAACAACCTGGAGGCCCTGCCCTGGGAGGCGGTGGGGCAGATGGTGAACCTCAACACCCTCACGCTGGACCACAACCTCATCGACCACATCGCCGAGGGCACCTTCGTGCAGCTCCACAAACTCGTCCGCCTGGACATGACCTCCAACCGCCTCCATAAACTGCCCCCCGACGGGCTCTTCCTGCGCTCCCAGGGCGCGGGGCCCAAGCCCCCCACGCCACTCACCGTCAGCTTCGGGGGCAACCCGCTGCACTGCAACTGCGAGCTGCTCTGGCTGCGCCGCCTGACCCGCGAGGACGACCTGGAGACGTGCGCCACGCCCGAGCACCTCACCGACCGCTACTTCTGGTCCATCCCCGAGGAGGAGTTCCTGTGCGAGCCGCCGCTCATCACGCGGCAGGCCGGCGGCCGCGCCCTGGTGGTGGAGGGCCAGGCGGTCAGCCTGCGCTGCCGCGCCGTGGGCGACCCCGAGCCCGTGGTGCACTGGGTGGCGCCTGACGGCCGCCTGCTGGGCAACTCCAGCCGGACCCGGGTCCGGGGCGACGGGACGCTGGATGTCACCATCACCACCTTGCGGGACAGCGGCACCTTCACTTGCATCGCGTCTAACGCGGCGGGGGAGGCCACGGCCCCCGTGGAGGTGTGCGTGGTGCCCCTGCCGCTGAtggcgcccccgcccgccgcgcccccgccgctCACCGAGCCGGGCTCCTCGGACATCGCCACGCCCGGCCGACCCGGTGCCAACGAGTCCGCCGCTGAGCGCCGCCTTGTGGCGGCGGAGCTCACCTCGAACTCGGTGCTCATCCGCTGGCCCGTGCAGAGGCCGGTGCCCGGCATCCGCATGTACCAGGTCCAGTACAACAGCTCCGCAGATGACTCCCTCGTCTACAG GATGATCCCGTCCACCAGTCAGACCTTCCTGGTGAATGATTTGGCTGCGGGCCGCGCCTACGACCTGTGCGTGCTGGCCGTCTACGACGACGGGGCCACGACGCTGCCGGCCACCCGGGTGGTGGGTTGTGTGCAGTTCACCACGGCTGGGGACCCGGCGCCCTGCCGCCCGCTGCGCGCCCACTTCCTGGGCGGCACCATGATCATCGCCATCGGCGGCGTCATCGTCGCCTCGGTCCTCGTCTTCATCGTCCTGCTCATGATCCGCTACAAAGTCTACGGCGACGGGGACGGGCGCCGCGGCAAGGGCACGTCGCGGTCGCCCCcgcgggtcagccacgtgtgctCGCAGACCAACGGCGCGGGCGCCGCGCAGGCCCCGCCGGCACCCGACCGCTACGAGGCGCTGCGGGAGGTGGTGACCCCGGGCGCCGTGGCCGTCGAGGCCAAGGCCGCCGCCGAGCCGGCCCGCAGCGAGCCCGAGGCGGCCCTGGGACGCGCCCTGGGCGGCTCGGCCACGTCGCTGTGCCTGCTGCCGTCGGAGGAGACCTCCGGGGAGGAGCGCCGGGGCGCGGCGGGCCCGCGGAGGAGCCGCTCTGGGGCGCTGGGGCCGCCCGCCTCGGCGCCCCCGACGCTCGCCCTGGTCCCCGGGGGGGCCCGGCCCAGGCCGCAGCAGCGCTACTCGTTCGACGGGGACTACGGGGCGCTCTTCCAGAGCCACAGTTacccgcgccgcgcccgccggACAAAGCGCCACCGCTCCACGCCGCACTTGGACGGGGCCGGAGGGGGCGCGGCCGGGGAGGACGGAGACCTGGGACTGGGCTCCGCCAGGGCGCGCCTGGCCTTCACCAGCACCGAGTGGATGCTGGAGAGTACCGTGtga